TTACCGACGTGTGCCGATGGGGTAAAGTTTCAGTTTTGAGGAGAAACAAAAGTAATTTGAGGCAGAGGTAAATCTTCTTGAGCGCTCACCTTGACATTTTCTGGACAATCTTCTGGAAATGTCAAAGCTTGCAAACCGTTCAATAACTCGGCGCTTTCTCCAATTAACTGCTCTACATCTATTCCTAAATAATCTGGTTCGTACCGTTGGAGTTTATTAATGCCTTCTCCTAAGAGAATTAATGCCCCACGCCGATTTCCATTTCCCAGGTGATAGCAGCCTACAGCGACTTGCAATATTCCTTGATAAAACTTTTTGTGCGGTTCTGTAGCTTCTATCCATAAAGCTTCAAGGGTGTCGTGACAGGCATAATATTCTTGTTCGTTAA
Above is a genomic segment from Merismopedia glauca CCAP 1448/3 containing:
- a CDS encoding DUF309 domain-containing protein produces the protein MSLDPASDLSQLLQGVAQFNEQEYYACHDTLEALWIEATEPHKKFYQGILQVAVGCYHLGNGNRRGALILLGEGINKLQRYEPDYLGIDVEQLIGESAELLNGLQALTFPEDCPENVKVSAQEDLPLPQITFVSPQN